The sequence below is a genomic window from Streptomyces sp. V1I1.
AGGTCAGATTCTGTGGATCAACCTGCTCACTCATGGTCTGACAGGGGTCGCCATGGGCGCCGAACCGGTCTCACCCCACGCCATGCGACGCGCGCCGCGCCCGCCGCAGCAGCACGTACTCGGCGACGGGCTCTGGCAGCGGGTACTGCGGCTGTCGGTCCTGGTCACGGCAGCAAGCCTCGCTGCCAGCCTCTGGGTCCGGCACTCCGGCGGCCCGTGGCAGACCGTCCTGTTCATCGCCCTGCTGGCCGCCCAGCTCGGCGTCGCTCTGGGGCTGCGGGAGCGACTGTTCACGCGCCAAAATCTGTTTCTGCCCGCAGCTGTGCTGACTGCGGCGGGGCTGGGCGCTGCCGCACTCTACGTACCCTTCCTGGCAGACCTGTTGGACACCTCATCGCCATCGTGGACCGGTATCGCACTCGCCGCGGCTGCCGGCCTCATCAGCTTCGGCGCAGCGCGCACCGAGAGCTGGTTGGTGAGGACTGCCGACCAGACACCTGCCGCACCGTGAGACAGAACGCCGGTGGACGTCCCGGGTCTCGAGTACTTCGACCGCTGGACCGACGTGGCCCGCTTCATCGCCCTTCTCCTTGGCGGCGTCCGGGTGGCTCCGTCGCAATAGAAGCCGTCGTCACACCCCGGTGGCCTCGGGCCGTACGTAAGGTCCGAGGCCACGGGATCTCGTACGACTGGACGGCGATCACCGACAGGACACGCACTGGTACACGATCTCCACGTCCGGGCACTCCACCGCGCAACACACAACAACGTCGCGATCCGCGTTGAGAGCGCCGGGGTCGAGCGGCGCTTGCTGGACCTGCCCGGCCGATGGATCGTCTCCGGGGCGCCACCGTACGTCGAACGGCTGCCGCTCCGTGCGTCAGCCCGGCGGTCAGTTCACTCCGTTCGCTCGGCCAGGGCCGACGGACGCGTCCGGCTCTTCGAGCGGTGGCGTGATGGGCAGGCAGACCTCGAACCTCGTGTCACCGGGCTGTGAGTACGCTCTGATGTCGCCGTGGTGCTTGTTGACCACGATCCGGTAGGAGATGTCGAGCCCCAGGCCGGTTCCCTCGCCGACCGGTTTGGTCGTGAAGAACGGTTCGAAGATCCGCGGGCGGATTTCGGGCGGGATGCCGTGTCCGGTGTCGTGCACCTCGACAACGATGCGGTCACCCTCGCGCCGGGAAGTGAGGGTGAGGGTTCCGGTTCCGTCCATCGCTCCGAGCGCGTTGTCGATGAGGTTCGTCCACACCTGGTTGAGCTCCGCACCGTACGCCGGAATCGGCGGCAGGCCGCGGTCGTAATGCTTCACCACGTTCACGCCGGACGGGATCTTGGCCTGCAGCATCACCAGCGTGGCGTCGAGGAGTTCGTGGACGTCGACCGGCTGCTGGGCGGCGCGGTCGAGCTGCGAGTACTGGCGTGCCGCGTCGACGAGGCCCGAGATTCGGGTGACCGCGTCCTCGATCTCGCCCATCAGCAGCTCGGTGTCGATGGTGTAGGCGAGCCAGCGCACTGCCGATTCCTGATGCTCCTCCCCCAACGCAGCAGTGGCCTCGGACAGCCATGTCGCGTCGATGCCGCCGGCGACGAGCGTGGGCGCGATGTCCCAGCCCTGGCGGATGCCGTGGTCCTCGAGCCAGTCGGCGAGTTCGTCCTCGGCGTCGGACGCCTCGATGGCCGAGAGCGTACGGTCGGCGCTGGCGCGTGTGATGGCCGCGTCCTGCATGGCGACCAGTTGGTGCAGCTGGCTGCCGTCGAGGCGGCCGTCGGCGAGGAGGGCGAGCTTGTGGCGCATTCCTGTCACCCGGCTGCGCAAGGAGTCGGTGGCGCGTACGGCCGCTGCCGCGGGGTTGTTGAGTTCGTGGGTGAGGCCCGCGGCGAGGGAGCCGAGCGCCACCAATCGCTCTCGTTCGGCGAGGATGGTGTTGGTGGCGCGGGTGCCGAAGAAGAGGCCCTCGAGCAGGTGGAGGGCCATGGGGAACCACGTGCGGATGGCCTGGGCGAACTCGTCCGCGGGCAGGACGAACAGCTCGACGTCGGTGATGGCTCGCAGCGTGTTGGGGTAGGCCTGGTCCACCCGGTCTCCTAGATAGGCCTGTGTGGCCCCGGCGTAGACGCCGATCTGGTCCGTGCGGCTGACTTCGATGTCGTCGCCGTGAAGGCGGCGCAGGACGGCCACGGTGCCGCCGAGCAGTACGAAAAAGCAGGTCGCGGGCTCGCCCTCGGAGTACACAGGAGCTCCGCCCTGCCGGGTCTCGACCCGGCCACGCTCAGCAAGCCATTCCAGCTGCGTGCTGTCGAGGGATTCGAAGAGAAACAACCCGCGCAGCTCGGCGGGGGTGAGCGTGGTGCGCTCGCTCTGAGCGTTCATTGCGCCTCCAGGTAGCGGTGTACCAAGGAGACGGCCATGGCACCCTCCCCCACGGCGGAGGCCACACGTTTGACCGACTCGGCGCGTACGTCTCCGGCGGCGAAAACGCCGGGCACGCTGGTTTCGAGGTGGTACGGATCCCGGGACAGCGGCCACCCGGCGGGACGGGCCCCACCGGACAGCAGGTCGGGGCCGGTCAGGACGAATCCCCGCGCGTCGCGGCAGATGACGCCGTCCAGCCATTGTGTGGGCGGTTCGGCTCCGATGAAGACGAACAGGTACGACGCGTGGACCGTGGTGAGGGCGTCCGTCCTGTTGTCACGCAGGATCAGGCGTTGCAGGTGCTTTTCGCCCTCGCTGCCCGCAACTTCGGTGTGCGAGTGGATCTCGATGTTAGCGAGGGCCTCGAGCTGCTGCACCAGGTAGTGGGACATGGACTGGGTCAGGCCGGATCCCCGGATCAGGAGATGGACCTGCTTCGCGTAGCGGGAGAAGTACACCGCGGCCTGGCCCGCGGAGTTCGCTCCGCCCACGATGTAGACGTCCTGGTCCTGGCAACTGGCCGCCTCGAAGGAAGCGGCGCCGTAGTAGACGCCCGCCCCGGTGAACTCCTCCAGTCCCGGACCGTCCAGCCGCCGGTAGGAAACCCCGGTGGCCAGCACGACGGTGTGGGCGCCGATCGATGTCCCGTCGCTGAACCGCAGTACGCGCCCCGCTCCCGCGGCTTCCAGGGACACCACCTCACGTGCGGT
It includes:
- a CDS encoding ATP-binding protein, translated to MNAQSERTTLTPAELRGLFLFESLDSTQLEWLAERGRVETRQGGAPVYSEGEPATCFFVLLGGTVAVLRRLHGDDIEVSRTDQIGVYAGATQAYLGDRVDQAYPNTLRAITDVELFVLPADEFAQAIRTWFPMALHLLEGLFFGTRATNTILAERERLVALGSLAAGLTHELNNPAAAAVRATDSLRSRVTGMRHKLALLADGRLDGSQLHQLVAMQDAAITRASADRTLSAIEASDAEDELADWLEDHGIRQGWDIAPTLVAGGIDATWLSEATAALGEEHQESAVRWLAYTIDTELLMGEIEDAVTRISGLVDAARQYSQLDRAAQQPVDVHELLDATLVMLQAKIPSGVNVVKHYDRGLPPIPAYGAELNQVWTNLIDNALGAMDGTGTLTLTSRREGDRIVVEVHDTGHGIPPEIRPRIFEPFFTTKPVGEGTGLGLDISYRIVVNKHHGDIRAYSQPGDTRFEVCLPITPPLEEPDASVGPGRANGVN